In Gammaproteobacteria bacterium, one genomic interval encodes:
- the tviB gene encoding Vi polysaccharide biosynthesis UDP-N-acetylglucosamine C-6 dehydrogenase TviB, with translation MTFSLKNTRLAIVGLGYVGLPLAVEFGKKMATIGYDINSARVKELKQGHDSTLEVSDEEMREATELSYTDQLNDVAKCNVYIVTVPTPVDKNKRPDFSPLVSASTALGKILKKNDIVIYESTVYPGATEEVCVPVLEKVSGLKFNVDFYAGYSPERINPGDKEHRVSTIKKVTSGSTPEVADYVDALYRTVIVAGTHKASSLKVAEASKVIENTQRDLNIALVNELALIFNKIGIDTLEVLEAAGTKWNFLPFRPGLVGGHCISVDPYYLTHKAEEVGYHPAVILSGRRVNDQMAQHIASTVIKKMIKNRLAVVDSNVLVLGLTFKENCPDLRNTGAIDIVYAFKEYNAKVDIYDPWVHKAEAQHEYGVTPIDKPKTGHYDAIILAVAHKEFVDMGADAIRALGRPGCVLYDVKSILPKDKVDDRL, from the coding sequence ATGACGTTTTCATTAAAAAATACCCGCCTCGCGATCGTCGGCTTGGGTTACGTCGGTTTGCCTCTGGCGGTAGAGTTTGGAAAAAAAATGGCCACCATCGGCTATGACATCAACAGCGCGCGCGTCAAGGAATTGAAGCAAGGTCATGATAGCACACTGGAAGTCAGCGACGAGGAGATGAGGGAAGCGACCGAGCTGTCATACACCGATCAGCTCAACGACGTCGCCAAGTGCAACGTTTACATTGTGACTGTGCCGACCCCGGTCGACAAAAACAAACGCCCGGATTTCTCCCCGCTGGTCAGCGCATCAACAGCCCTGGGCAAGATACTGAAGAAAAATGACATCGTCATTTACGAATCCACCGTCTATCCCGGTGCAACAGAAGAAGTTTGCGTTCCGGTACTGGAGAAGGTCTCTGGCTTGAAATTTAACGTCGATTTTTACGCCGGCTATTCGCCAGAGCGTATCAATCCCGGCGATAAAGAACACCGTGTCAGCACCATCAAAAAAGTAACCTCCGGATCCACCCCTGAAGTTGCCGACTATGTGGATGCCCTGTACCGCACCGTCATCGTGGCCGGCACCCACAAAGCCAGCAGCCTGAAAGTTGCCGAGGCTTCAAAAGTCATTGAAAACACCCAGCGCGACCTGAATATCGCCTTGGTCAACGAACTGGCGCTGATCTTTAATAAAATCGGCATCGACACTCTGGAAGTGCTGGAAGCCGCGGGCACCAAATGGAACTTCCTCCCCTTCCGTCCCGGTTTGGTGGGTGGCCATTGCATCAGCGTTGATCCGTACTACCTGACCCATAAAGCCGAGGAAGTTGGCTACCACCCGGCCGTCATTTTGTCCGGTCGTCGGGTCAACGACCAAATGGCGCAGCACATCGCCAGCACCGTCATCAAGAAAATGATCAAGAACCGCCTAGCCGTCGTTGACAGCAACGTACTGGTATTGGGATTGACGTTTAAAGAGAACTGTCCTGATTTGAGAAACACCGGCGCAATTGACATCGTGTATGCGTTCAAAGAGTACAATGCCAAGGTCGACATCTACGATCCCTGGGTACACAAAGCCGAGGCCCAGCATGAGTACGGTGTAACCCCCATCGACAAGCCCAAAACCGGCCACTACGATGCCATCATCCTGGCCGTGGCTCATAAAGAGTTTGTCGACATGGGCGCAGACGCCATACGGGCACTAGGCCGCCCCGGCTGCGTGCTCTACGACGTAAAATCCATTCTGCCCAAGGATAAGGTCGACGACCGCTTGTAA
- a CDS encoding cyclic nucleotide-binding domain-containing protein, which produces MACIEPLISHPDFTEGEYWQRIIVERDTKIIEQGQAGQHFYFLEQGQLRVLGRVELEQDKNVNPGVYDVEPGQIVGELILFDDQPRSATVKAVERSVLLQFDGVKTMQFLEHHPEVGFGFMRELMKVMVGRLRSTNQKVFSLLAWGLKVHGIGKEL; this is translated from the coding sequence ATGGCCTGTATTGAACCGCTGATATCGCACCCCGATTTTACGGAGGGAGAGTATTGGCAGCGCATAATAGTTGAGAGGGACACTAAGATAATTGAGCAAGGGCAAGCGGGTCAGCATTTTTACTTCCTGGAACAGGGACAGTTGCGGGTTTTGGGGCGAGTGGAACTCGAGCAGGACAAAAATGTCAACCCGGGTGTCTACGATGTTGAACCTGGCCAAATTGTTGGTGAGCTGATTTTGTTTGATGACCAGCCGCGTTCGGCCACGGTCAAGGCCGTTGAGCGTTCGGTATTGCTACAATTTGATGGTGTAAAGACCATGCAGTTCCTGGAGCATCATCCCGAGGTGGGCTTTGGCTTTATGCGTGAGCTGATGAAGGTGATGGTTGGGCGGCTGCGCTCTACTAACCAGAAGGTTTTTTCGTTGCTAGCCTGGGGGCTAAAAGTTCATGGAATTGGTAAGGAATTATAA
- a CDS encoding TIGR03013 family PEP-CTERM/XrtA system glycosyltransferase, giving the protein MIRLFKHYIHRAQIILASVETAIFFVAIYVGMQVRFPSSTPNLELLLPKAVLFTLVMMVSLVSVGLYQRHLRDEALGVLLRIGVAFVGGTAFMSLSFYLLPEFFVGRGVFLIALVFSLVLVLVNRAFFGRIADHHALQRRVLVIGAGEMALTIDRHLKRKTDRRGFVIVGYVPFGQEEVKVDKTQCLRKEESLINLALQLGVSEVVLALTERRGGALPVEEMLDCKLSGIEIIDLQTFMERQTGKVLLEILKPSWLIFSDGFAQGAGRAFGKRVFDILASLILLSFALPIMVIAAVLIYLDDRGPVFYSQVRVGQNWKLVRILKFRSMRVDAEKNGAQFAQKNDSRVTRVGSFIRKTRIDELPQLINVLKGDMSFVGPRPERPEFVEEFSKTIPYYAERHRVKPGVTGWAQISYPYGASHKDTIEKFQYDLYYVKNYSMFLDFSILLQTAEVVLWGKGAR; this is encoded by the coding sequence ATGATTCGTCTATTCAAGCACTATATCCATCGAGCTCAAATCATATTGGCATCGGTCGAGACGGCTATATTTTTTGTGGCCATCTACGTCGGGATGCAGGTCCGTTTTCCATCATCCACTCCTAATCTTGAGCTGTTGTTGCCCAAAGCGGTGCTTTTTACGCTTGTGATGATGGTGAGTTTGGTGTCGGTCGGATTATACCAGCGTCATCTACGTGATGAAGCTCTGGGGGTGTTGCTGAGAATTGGCGTTGCTTTTGTGGGTGGCACCGCGTTCATGAGTTTGAGTTTCTATTTGCTGCCGGAGTTTTTCGTGGGACGGGGTGTGTTCCTGATAGCGCTGGTGTTTTCGTTGGTGCTGGTACTGGTTAACCGCGCATTTTTTGGAAGAATTGCTGATCATCATGCCTTGCAACGTAGAGTGTTGGTGATTGGTGCTGGTGAAATGGCGTTGACGATTGACCGTCATTTAAAGCGCAAAACCGATCGGCGGGGCTTTGTTATTGTCGGCTATGTTCCTTTTGGTCAGGAGGAAGTCAAAGTTGATAAAACGCAGTGTCTTCGCAAAGAGGAGAGTTTGATTAATCTGGCTTTGCAGCTGGGAGTCAGTGAAGTTGTTTTGGCGCTGACAGAGCGCAGAGGCGGAGCGCTTCCCGTGGAAGAAATGCTCGACTGTAAATTGAGTGGCATTGAAATTATCGATTTGCAGACGTTTATGGAGCGCCAGACCGGAAAGGTTTTATTGGAGATATTGAAGCCAAGCTGGCTGATTTTTTCTGACGGTTTTGCACAAGGGGCTGGGCGCGCATTTGGTAAGCGCGTATTTGATATTTTGGCGAGCTTGATATTGCTGTCGTTCGCGCTGCCGATTATGGTGATCGCGGCAGTTTTGATTTATTTGGATGATCGAGGCCCAGTTTTTTATAGTCAGGTGCGAGTTGGTCAGAACTGGAAGTTGGTGCGCATACTAAAGTTCCGCAGCATGCGAGTGGACGCTGAAAAAAATGGTGCTCAATTTGCCCAGAAAAATGACAGTCGTGTTACTCGAGTAGGGTCATTTATTAGGAAGACGCGCATTGATGAGTTGCCTCAGTTGATCAATGTTTTGAAGGGAGACATGAGCTTTGTTGGGCCTCGTCCTGAGCGCCCTGAATTTGTTGAGGAGTTCTCTAAAACCATTCCTTACTATGCTGAGCGGCATCGGGTGAAGCCAGGAGTGACCGGTTGGGCACAAATAAGCTATCCCTACGGTGCTTCACATAAAGATACTATTGAAAAGTTTCAGTACGATCTCTATTACGTGAAAAACTACAGTATGTTTCTTGATTTTTCCATCTTACTCCAGACCGCAGAAGTCGTGCTCTGGGGTAAGGGGGCTCGTTAG
- the prsK gene encoding PEP-CTERM system histidine kinase PrsK, translating to MSDFGAVFYASAALVSLALILLIFLYWRAKMFASWLIAPLLVNAGWAAALSWASYVQAPITLFSLFAEIVRDLVWLIFLAAILRYARKSQKDVPRIFLRIFFGSVLLGVLLLFLLVALSTFKISVPVWLGYDFRVIVQVLFALSCLIFVEQILRNTLSHERWGIKFFCIGLGALFAYDFYMYSDALLFRELDPNIWYARGVAEVLALGMVALGISRMPMGDSRLMFSRQIVFYTTGMAAAGAYLLVISLGGYYIMVFGGEWAAIIRNVFIFSCIIGFVVLVFSGQIRARLRVFVDKHFLNAKYDYKNEWLSVIREMSAEDESKGSVETRTLRVMLTAMDCQAAALWVRDNKTNFICEDQFGFGEFEGIEVSNHSRIIQFLEESQWVINIDEYHMGMEQYPDFLLPEWIEKNPRVWLIVPLMLQSKLHGFVILSRPRAEQTFGWEDVDLLKTLGRQLATHLAHARSASALAHSRQFEAFNRLSAYVIHDLKNLVSQLDLVVKNAQKHKHNPEFMDDAISTVGNAVNRMNKLLIQLRGGGVISDRDEQANIRDIVAQAVREKSATEPIPCIEGEGVNATIRANNDKLVSVIGHLVQNAQEATSRDGHVEVRTFIDGSDVVIEVEDNGCGMSDSFIRDRLFTPFDTTKGLTGMGIGAHESKLYIEQLGGKLRVKSEVGKGTLFTVRLPLSSNL from the coding sequence ATGAGTGACTTTGGCGCGGTCTTTTATGCTTCAGCCGCACTGGTGTCACTTGCGCTGATTCTTCTAATTTTCCTGTATTGGCGAGCGAAGATGTTCGCGAGCTGGTTGATTGCTCCGCTGCTGGTCAATGCCGGGTGGGCGGCTGCGTTGTCTTGGGCAAGTTATGTTCAGGCACCAATCACGTTATTTAGTTTATTTGCTGAAATTGTTCGTGATTTGGTGTGGCTGATCTTTTTGGCCGCTATTTTGCGATATGCACGAAAAAGCCAGAAGGATGTGCCCAGGATATTTTTACGTATTTTTTTCGGAAGTGTATTGCTGGGTGTGCTGTTGTTGTTTCTGTTGGTTGCACTTAGCACGTTCAAAATTTCAGTACCTGTTTGGTTAGGGTACGATTTTCGGGTTATCGTACAGGTATTGTTTGCTCTTTCGTGTTTGATATTTGTCGAGCAAATTTTACGAAACACACTTTCTCATGAGCGTTGGGGAATCAAGTTTTTCTGCATTGGATTGGGGGCGCTGTTTGCCTATGATTTTTATATGTATTCCGATGCATTATTGTTTAGGGAGTTAGATCCCAATATTTGGTATGCGCGCGGGGTGGCTGAGGTGTTGGCGCTAGGTATGGTGGCGCTGGGCATTAGCCGCATGCCGATGGGTGATAGCCGATTGATGTTTTCCCGGCAAATTGTTTTTTATACCACTGGTATGGCGGCGGCGGGCGCCTACCTTCTAGTAATATCACTTGGTGGATATTACATCATGGTGTTTGGCGGTGAATGGGCTGCCATTATTAGAAATGTTTTTATTTTTTCCTGCATTATCGGCTTTGTTGTTTTGGTATTTTCGGGGCAAATTCGTGCCAGGCTGCGCGTTTTTGTTGATAAGCATTTCCTTAATGCAAAATATGACTACAAAAATGAATGGCTTTCTGTTATCAGAGAAATGTCGGCGGAAGATGAAAGCAAGGGGAGCGTGGAAACTCGAACCTTGCGTGTAATGCTGACAGCAATGGATTGCCAAGCAGCAGCTCTTTGGGTGCGTGATAACAAAACGAATTTTATATGCGAAGATCAATTTGGATTTGGTGAATTTGAAGGTATTGAAGTAAGCAATCATAGTCGCATAATTCAATTCCTGGAGGAAAGTCAGTGGGTAATAAATATTGATGAATACCACATGGGTATGGAACAGTATCCTGATTTTCTGTTGCCTGAGTGGATAGAGAAAAACCCAAGGGTCTGGTTAATAGTCCCACTGATGTTGCAATCAAAATTGCATGGATTTGTCATTTTGTCGCGGCCGAGGGCAGAGCAAACATTTGGCTGGGAGGATGTCGACCTCCTGAAAACGTTGGGGCGACAGTTAGCGACACATTTAGCTCACGCCCGTTCTGCGAGCGCATTGGCACATTCCAGGCAGTTTGAGGCATTTAATCGACTGTCGGCGTACGTTATACATGACCTAAAAAATTTGGTGTCGCAGTTAGATTTGGTTGTGAAAAACGCACAGAAGCATAAACACAACCCTGAGTTTATGGACGATGCAATCAGTACGGTAGGGAATGCGGTAAATCGCATGAACAAACTATTGATTCAACTACGAGGGGGGGGAGTGATCTCTGATAGAGATGAGCAGGCCAATATCCGTGATATAGTAGCACAGGCAGTAAGGGAAAAATCAGCTACCGAGCCTATCCCTTGTATTGAAGGAGAGGGCGTGAATGCCACAATACGAGCAAACAATGACAAACTGGTCTCTGTAATTGGTCACTTAGTTCAAAATGCACAGGAGGCTACTTCTCGGGATGGTCACGTTGAAGTGCGAACATTCATTGATGGCAGCGATGTAGTGATCGAAGTAGAGGATAATGGGTGTGGTATGAGTGACTCATTCATTCGAGATAGACTATTTACTCCGTTTGACACCACTAAAGGGTTGACCGGAATGGGCATTGGAGCTCATGAGTCAAAGCTCTATATCGAGCAGTTAGGTGGAAAGTTACGAGTAAAAAGCGAAGTTGGTAAGGGAACGCTTTTTACTGTGCGCCTCCCTCTGAGTTCAAATTTGTAA